The Lycium barbarum isolate Lr01 chromosome 9, ASM1917538v2, whole genome shotgun sequence genome has a segment encoding these proteins:
- the LOC132610762 gene encoding peptidyl-prolyl cis-trans isomerase CYP63 isoform X1, whose protein sequence is MEKHFTCSCGFPVILYPPLSVTPMIKNSIFGLRCRMNKKKNPLVFLDVSIDGNAAEKIVIELFADIVPKTAENFRSLCTGEKGVGESTGKPLHYKGCLFHRVIKGFMAQGGDFSKGNGTGGESIYGGKFPDENFKVDHTEAGLLSMANSGPNTNGSQFFIIFKRTPHLDGKHVVFGKVVKGMDIVRKIEQVGTDNGKPSGLVKIVNCGELSERKSNDTTKAEKGKNKKSARALSSDDDSDSKEKGKRKASTNRKKKKKRRYSSSDSYSSETDTDSSSDSDSDSKLDSYSSSSSGDERRKKRKRPTKKEKSRRGKKKDSKRSRRTVHRNKRSRRKWSSESSSGTDSGSMSSSSNGGSSSSDSSDDENGRPRNSGRKGLGKKSSIPPEGQAVLKQQLNLEEGEISKNGKLPNNGNGGDVQTERTLATIHESDNSSRSRSPTPSPKGKPRPSRRSSRSMSPAKVPDRLDQNDGSHQIGSKERSLSKSPSRKATQPSRSSPGKDLSENRSPDGTKRIRKGRGFTDRYSFARRYRTPSPERAPYRPYDHGGRNFQGNRDRYSSYRNYSGRSPPGRYRRSPRGRSPPSRYRRRSRSRSVSHSPRRERRRSRSPSRSRSPKISDRLKSRLGPRVDDQPSPTGRSASRSKSPRSRDAAPRKHSRKVGSASPSSSRSTSPARQRGLVSYDDISPTRTN, encoded by the exons ATGGAAAAACATTTCACATGTTCCTGTGGCTTTCCTGTCATCCTTTATCCCCCTCTCTCTGTGACGCCTATGATTAAGAATTCTATATTT GGTCTGAGGTGCAGAATGAATAAGAAGAAAAATCCTCTCGTATTCTTAGATGTATCAATTGATGGAAATGCTGCAGAAAAAATTGTTATTGAG CTCTTTGCAGATATCGTCCCAAAGACTGCAGAAAATTTTCGGTCACTCTGCACAG GTGAGAAGGGAGTTGGAGAATCTACTGGGAAACCTCTGCACTACAAAGGATGCTTATTTCACCGTGTAATAAAAGGGTTTATGGCACAA GGTGGTGATTTCTCCAAAGGGAATG GCACTGGTGGAGAGAGTATATATGGAGGGAAATTTCCAG ATGAAAACTTCAAAGTTGACCACACTGAGGCTGGTCTTCTCTCGATGGCAAATAGTGGTCCTAATACAAATGGATCCCAGTTTTTCATTATATTTAAGAGAACTCCCCATCTCGACGG GAAGCATGTTGTTTTTGGAAAAGTTGTAAAGGGAATGGATATTGTGAGGAAAATTGAACAGGTGGGAACAGACAATGGGAAGCCTTCTGGGCTTGTGAAAATTGTCAATTGTGGTGAACTATCTGAAAGGAAAAGTAACGATACAACCAAAGCAGAGAAAG GTAAAAATAAAAAGTCAGCTAGAGCTCTTTCCTCTGATGATGATTCAGACAGTAAAGAAAAGGGGAAACGCAAAGCATCCACCaacagaaagaaaaagaaaaagaggagaTACTCTTCATCTGATTCTTACAGTTCTGAGACAGATACTGATTCCTCTTCAGACTCTGACTCAGATTCTAAGCTGGACTCCTATTCTTCTAGTTCTTCAGGTGATGAAAGGCGTAAGAAGAGGAAGAGGCCGACTAAGAAAGAAAAGAGTCGACGTGGGAAGAAAAAAGACAGTAAGAGGTCGAGGAGAACAGTTCATCGAAATAAAAGATCAAGACGCAAGTG GAGCTCTGAGAGTTCTAGTGGCACAGACAGTGGGAGTATGAGCAGCAGCAGCAATGGTGGTAGTAGCAGCAGTGATAGCTCTGATGATGAAAATGGCAGGCCCAGAAATTCTGGACGAAAAG GTTTGGGGAAGAAATCATCAATCCCTCCCGAAGGACAAGCTGTTTTGAAGCAGCAACTGAATCTTGAAGAGGGTGAAATATCTAAGAATGGTAAGCTTCCAAATAATGGTAATGGTGGAGACGTACAAACTGAAAGGACTCTCGCCACAATTCATGAATCTGATAATTCGAGCAGATCCAG GAGCCCAACACCAAGTCCTAAGGGGAAGCCAAGGCCCAGCCGCCGGAGCAGTCGAAGTATGAGCCCAGCAAAAGTACCTGATAGACTTGATCAAAATGATGGAAGTCATCAAATTGGATCAAAGGAGAGAAGTTTATCAAAGAGTCCTTCACGAAAAGCTACTCAGCCATCTCGCTCTAGTCCTGGCAAGGATTTATCCGAAAATCGTTCTCCAGATGGAACGAAACGAATCCGGAAAGGCCGTGGCTTCACTGATCGCTATTCATTTGCAAGACGCTATCGCACCCCATCTCCTGAGCGTGCACCTTACAGACCTTATGACCACGGTGGGAGAAATTTTCAGGGGAATCGTGATAG GTACTCAAGTTATAGAAACTATTCTGGGCGCTCTCCACCCGGACGGTACAGACGGTCACCAAGAGGCAGAAGTCCACCCAg TAGATACCGGCGCAGGAGTCGAAGTAGGAGTGTTTCTCACAGCCCTAGGCGTGAGAGGCGTCGAAGTAGGAGCCCTTCACGCAGTCGCTCCCCTAAAATCAGTGACAGATTGAAGTCTCGTCTTGGGCCTCGTGTGGATGATCAGCCTTCTCCCACTGGGAGGTCAGCCTCAAGATCTAAAAGCCCTCGATCTCGCGATGCTGCTCCAAGGAAGCACAGTAGAAAAGTAGGATCTGCATCACCTAGTAGTTCGAGATCAACCTCCCCTGCTCGACAGAGGGGTCTAGTCTCATATGATGATATCAGTCCCACCAGGACAAACTAA
- the LOC132610759 gene encoding 2-methyl-6-phytyl-1,4-hydroquinone methyltransferase, chloroplastic-like, with protein sequence MANSLLISGPESFSIYRKLSPNGSDFNGNQFPKLGLSRTSYKLKTLAPLMCSISTTSRPASKPRFIQHKQEAFWFYRFLSIVYDHVINPGHWTEDMRDDALEVADLNDRNLAVVDVGGGTGFTTLGIVEHVDAKNVTILDQSPHQLAKAKEKEPLKECKIIEGDAEDLPFETDYADRYVSAGSIEYWPDPQRGIREAYRVLKPGGKACLIGPVHPTFWLSRFFADVWMLFPKEEEYLEWFEKAGFKDVQLKRIGPKWYRGVRRHGLIMGCSVTGVKSTPGDSPLQLGPKAEDVTKPINPLVFMLRFLLGAMAATYYVLVPIYMWVKDQVVPEGEPL encoded by the exons ATGGCAAATTCATTACTCATTTCTGGACCTGAGAGTTTCAGTATATATAGAAAACTTTCCCCAAATGGATCAGATTTCAATGGCAACCAATTTCCCAAGTTGGGTTTATCAAGAACCAGTTATAAACTCAAAACCCTAGCTCCACTAATGTGCAGTATTTCAACAACATCTAGGCCAGCTTCAAAACCAAGATTCATACAACACAAACAAGAAGCTTTTTGGTTTTACAGGTTTTTATCAATTGTGTATGATCATGTGATTAATCCTGGACATTGGACTGAAGATATGAGAGATGATGCACTTGAAGTAGCTGATCTTAATGACAGGAATTTggctgttgttgatgttggtggtgGTACTGGTTTTACTACATTGGGTATAGTTGAACATGTGGATGCTAAGAATGTTACAATTCTTGATCAATCTCCTCATCAGCTTGCTAAGGCTAAGGAAAAAGAGCCTTTGAAGGAATGTAAGATAATTGAAGGTGATGCTGAGGATCTTCCGTTCGAAACTGATTATGCTGATCGATATGTGTCTGCTGGAAG TATTGAATACTGGCCGGACCCACAACGTGGAATCAGAGAGGCGTACAGGGTTCTGAAACCTGGAGGAAAGGCGTGTTTAATTGGTCCGGTGCACCCTACCTTTTGGTTGTCTCGTTTCTTTGCTGATGTGTGGATGCTCTTCCCTAAGGAGGAAGAATACTTAGAATGGTTTGAGAAGGCAGGATTCAAGGACGTCCAACTGAAGAGGATTGGACCAAAATGGTATCGTGGGGTTCGCAGGCACGGGCTTATCATGGGATGTTCTGTGACCGGTGTAAAGTCTACACCGGGCGATTCACCACTGCAG CTTGGCCCAAAGGCAGAGGATGTGACAAAACCTATAAATCCATTGGTCTTTATGCTGCGGTTCCTTCTGGGGGCAATGGCAGCAACATACTATGTTTTGGTTCCTATTTACATGTGGGTTAAAGATCAGGTTGTTCCTGAAGGTGAACCTCTGTGA
- the LOC132610762 gene encoding peptidyl-prolyl cis-trans isomerase CYP63 isoform X3 gives MEKHFTCSCGFPVILYPPLSVTPMIKNSIFGLRCRMNKKKNPLVFLDVSIDGNAAEKIVIELFADIVPKTAENFRSLCTGEKGVGESTGKPLHYKGCLFHRVIKGFMAQGGDFSKGNGTGGESIYGGKFPDENFKVDHTEAGLLSMANSGPNTNGSQFFIIFKRTPHLDGKHVVFGKVVKGMDIVRKIEQVGTDNGKPSGLVKIVNCGELSERKSNDTTKAEKGKNKKSARALSSDDDSDSKEKGKRKASTNRKKKKKRRYSSSDSYSSETDTDSSSDSDSDSKLDSYSSSSSGDERRKKRKRPTKKEKSRRGKKKDSKRSRRTVHRNKRSRRKCSESSSGTDSGSMSSSSNGGSSSSDSSDDENGRPRNSGRKGLGKKSSIPPEGQAVLKQQLNLEEGEISKNGKLPNNGNGGDVQTERTLATIHESDNSSRSRSPTPSPKGKPRPSRRSSRSMSPAKVPDRLDQNDGSHQIGSKERSLSKSPSRKATQPSRSSPGKDLSENRSPDGTKRIRKGRGFTDRYSFARRYRTPSPERAPYRPYDHGGRNFQGNRDRYSSYRNYSGRSPPGRYRRSPRGRSPPSRYRRRSRSRSVSHSPRRERRRSRSPSRSRSPKISDRLKSRLGPRVDDQPSPTGRSASRSKSPRSRDAAPRKHSRKVGSASPSSSRSTSPARQRGLVSYDDISPTRTN, from the exons ATGGAAAAACATTTCACATGTTCCTGTGGCTTTCCTGTCATCCTTTATCCCCCTCTCTCTGTGACGCCTATGATTAAGAATTCTATATTT GGTCTGAGGTGCAGAATGAATAAGAAGAAAAATCCTCTCGTATTCTTAGATGTATCAATTGATGGAAATGCTGCAGAAAAAATTGTTATTGAG CTCTTTGCAGATATCGTCCCAAAGACTGCAGAAAATTTTCGGTCACTCTGCACAG GTGAGAAGGGAGTTGGAGAATCTACTGGGAAACCTCTGCACTACAAAGGATGCTTATTTCACCGTGTAATAAAAGGGTTTATGGCACAA GGTGGTGATTTCTCCAAAGGGAATG GCACTGGTGGAGAGAGTATATATGGAGGGAAATTTCCAG ATGAAAACTTCAAAGTTGACCACACTGAGGCTGGTCTTCTCTCGATGGCAAATAGTGGTCCTAATACAAATGGATCCCAGTTTTTCATTATATTTAAGAGAACTCCCCATCTCGACGG GAAGCATGTTGTTTTTGGAAAAGTTGTAAAGGGAATGGATATTGTGAGGAAAATTGAACAGGTGGGAACAGACAATGGGAAGCCTTCTGGGCTTGTGAAAATTGTCAATTGTGGTGAACTATCTGAAAGGAAAAGTAACGATACAACCAAAGCAGAGAAAG GTAAAAATAAAAAGTCAGCTAGAGCTCTTTCCTCTGATGATGATTCAGACAGTAAAGAAAAGGGGAAACGCAAAGCATCCACCaacagaaagaaaaagaaaaagaggagaTACTCTTCATCTGATTCTTACAGTTCTGAGACAGATACTGATTCCTCTTCAGACTCTGACTCAGATTCTAAGCTGGACTCCTATTCTTCTAGTTCTTCAGGTGATGAAAGGCGTAAGAAGAGGAAGAGGCCGACTAAGAAAGAAAAGAGTCGACGTGGGAAGAAAAAAGACAGTAAGAGGTCGAGGAGAACAGTTCATCGAAATAAAAGATCAAGACGCAAGTG CTCTGAGAGTTCTAGTGGCACAGACAGTGGGAGTATGAGCAGCAGCAGCAATGGTGGTAGTAGCAGCAGTGATAGCTCTGATGATGAAAATGGCAGGCCCAGAAATTCTGGACGAAAAG GTTTGGGGAAGAAATCATCAATCCCTCCCGAAGGACAAGCTGTTTTGAAGCAGCAACTGAATCTTGAAGAGGGTGAAATATCTAAGAATGGTAAGCTTCCAAATAATGGTAATGGTGGAGACGTACAAACTGAAAGGACTCTCGCCACAATTCATGAATCTGATAATTCGAGCAGATCCAG GAGCCCAACACCAAGTCCTAAGGGGAAGCCAAGGCCCAGCCGCCGGAGCAGTCGAAGTATGAGCCCAGCAAAAGTACCTGATAGACTTGATCAAAATGATGGAAGTCATCAAATTGGATCAAAGGAGAGAAGTTTATCAAAGAGTCCTTCACGAAAAGCTACTCAGCCATCTCGCTCTAGTCCTGGCAAGGATTTATCCGAAAATCGTTCTCCAGATGGAACGAAACGAATCCGGAAAGGCCGTGGCTTCACTGATCGCTATTCATTTGCAAGACGCTATCGCACCCCATCTCCTGAGCGTGCACCTTACAGACCTTATGACCACGGTGGGAGAAATTTTCAGGGGAATCGTGATAG GTACTCAAGTTATAGAAACTATTCTGGGCGCTCTCCACCCGGACGGTACAGACGGTCACCAAGAGGCAGAAGTCCACCCAg TAGATACCGGCGCAGGAGTCGAAGTAGGAGTGTTTCTCACAGCCCTAGGCGTGAGAGGCGTCGAAGTAGGAGCCCTTCACGCAGTCGCTCCCCTAAAATCAGTGACAGATTGAAGTCTCGTCTTGGGCCTCGTGTGGATGATCAGCCTTCTCCCACTGGGAGGTCAGCCTCAAGATCTAAAAGCCCTCGATCTCGCGATGCTGCTCCAAGGAAGCACAGTAGAAAAGTAGGATCTGCATCACCTAGTAGTTCGAGATCAACCTCCCCTGCTCGACAGAGGGGTCTAGTCTCATATGATGATATCAGTCCCACCAGGACAAACTAA
- the LOC132610762 gene encoding peptidyl-prolyl cis-trans isomerase CYP63 isoform X4, which translates to MNKKKNPLVFLDVSIDGNAAEKIVIELFADIVPKTAENFRSLCTGEKGVGESTGKPLHYKGCLFHRVIKGFMAQGGDFSKGNGTGGESIYGGKFPDENFKVDHTEAGLLSMANSGPNTNGSQFFIIFKRTPHLDGKHVVFGKVVKGMDIVRKIEQVGTDNGKPSGLVKIVNCGELSERKSNDTTKAEKGKNKKSARALSSDDDSDSKEKGKRKASTNRKKKKKRRYSSSDSYSSETDTDSSSDSDSDSKLDSYSSSSSGDERRKKRKRPTKKEKSRRGKKKDSKRSRRTVHRNKRSRRKWSSESSSGTDSGSMSSSSNGGSSSSDSSDDENGRPRNSGRKGLGKKSSIPPEGQAVLKQQLNLEEGEISKNGKLPNNGNGGDVQTERTLATIHESDNSSRSRSPTPSPKGKPRPSRRSSRSMSPAKVPDRLDQNDGSHQIGSKERSLSKSPSRKATQPSRSSPGKDLSENRSPDGTKRIRKGRGFTDRYSFARRYRTPSPERAPYRPYDHGGRNFQGNRDRYSSYRNYSGRSPPGRYRRSPRGRSPPSRYRRRSRSRSVSHSPRRERRRSRSPSRSRSPKISDRLKSRLGPRVDDQPSPTGRSASRSKSPRSRDAAPRKHSRKVGSASPSSSRSTSPARQRGLVSYDDISPTRTN; encoded by the exons ATGAATAAGAAGAAAAATCCTCTCGTATTCTTAGATGTATCAATTGATGGAAATGCTGCAGAAAAAATTGTTATTGAG CTCTTTGCAGATATCGTCCCAAAGACTGCAGAAAATTTTCGGTCACTCTGCACAG GTGAGAAGGGAGTTGGAGAATCTACTGGGAAACCTCTGCACTACAAAGGATGCTTATTTCACCGTGTAATAAAAGGGTTTATGGCACAA GGTGGTGATTTCTCCAAAGGGAATG GCACTGGTGGAGAGAGTATATATGGAGGGAAATTTCCAG ATGAAAACTTCAAAGTTGACCACACTGAGGCTGGTCTTCTCTCGATGGCAAATAGTGGTCCTAATACAAATGGATCCCAGTTTTTCATTATATTTAAGAGAACTCCCCATCTCGACGG GAAGCATGTTGTTTTTGGAAAAGTTGTAAAGGGAATGGATATTGTGAGGAAAATTGAACAGGTGGGAACAGACAATGGGAAGCCTTCTGGGCTTGTGAAAATTGTCAATTGTGGTGAACTATCTGAAAGGAAAAGTAACGATACAACCAAAGCAGAGAAAG GTAAAAATAAAAAGTCAGCTAGAGCTCTTTCCTCTGATGATGATTCAGACAGTAAAGAAAAGGGGAAACGCAAAGCATCCACCaacagaaagaaaaagaaaaagaggagaTACTCTTCATCTGATTCTTACAGTTCTGAGACAGATACTGATTCCTCTTCAGACTCTGACTCAGATTCTAAGCTGGACTCCTATTCTTCTAGTTCTTCAGGTGATGAAAGGCGTAAGAAGAGGAAGAGGCCGACTAAGAAAGAAAAGAGTCGACGTGGGAAGAAAAAAGACAGTAAGAGGTCGAGGAGAACAGTTCATCGAAATAAAAGATCAAGACGCAAGTG GAGCTCTGAGAGTTCTAGTGGCACAGACAGTGGGAGTATGAGCAGCAGCAGCAATGGTGGTAGTAGCAGCAGTGATAGCTCTGATGATGAAAATGGCAGGCCCAGAAATTCTGGACGAAAAG GTTTGGGGAAGAAATCATCAATCCCTCCCGAAGGACAAGCTGTTTTGAAGCAGCAACTGAATCTTGAAGAGGGTGAAATATCTAAGAATGGTAAGCTTCCAAATAATGGTAATGGTGGAGACGTACAAACTGAAAGGACTCTCGCCACAATTCATGAATCTGATAATTCGAGCAGATCCAG GAGCCCAACACCAAGTCCTAAGGGGAAGCCAAGGCCCAGCCGCCGGAGCAGTCGAAGTATGAGCCCAGCAAAAGTACCTGATAGACTTGATCAAAATGATGGAAGTCATCAAATTGGATCAAAGGAGAGAAGTTTATCAAAGAGTCCTTCACGAAAAGCTACTCAGCCATCTCGCTCTAGTCCTGGCAAGGATTTATCCGAAAATCGTTCTCCAGATGGAACGAAACGAATCCGGAAAGGCCGTGGCTTCACTGATCGCTATTCATTTGCAAGACGCTATCGCACCCCATCTCCTGAGCGTGCACCTTACAGACCTTATGACCACGGTGGGAGAAATTTTCAGGGGAATCGTGATAG GTACTCAAGTTATAGAAACTATTCTGGGCGCTCTCCACCCGGACGGTACAGACGGTCACCAAGAGGCAGAAGTCCACCCAg TAGATACCGGCGCAGGAGTCGAAGTAGGAGTGTTTCTCACAGCCCTAGGCGTGAGAGGCGTCGAAGTAGGAGCCCTTCACGCAGTCGCTCCCCTAAAATCAGTGACAGATTGAAGTCTCGTCTTGGGCCTCGTGTGGATGATCAGCCTTCTCCCACTGGGAGGTCAGCCTCAAGATCTAAAAGCCCTCGATCTCGCGATGCTGCTCCAAGGAAGCACAGTAGAAAAGTAGGATCTGCATCACCTAGTAGTTCGAGATCAACCTCCCCTGCTCGACAGAGGGGTCTAGTCTCATATGATGATATCAGTCCCACCAGGACAAACTAA
- the LOC132610762 gene encoding peptidyl-prolyl cis-trans isomerase CYP63 isoform X2 → MEKHFTCSCGFPVILYPPLSVTPMIKNSIFGLRCRMNKKKNPLVFLDVSIDGNAAEKIVIELFADIVPKTAENFRSLCTGEKGVGESTGKPLHYKGCLFHRVIKGFMAQGGDFSKGNGTGGESIYGGKFPDENFKVDHTEAGLLSMANSGPNTNGSQFFIIFKRTPHLDGKHVVFGKVVKGMDIVRKIEQVGTDNGKPSGLVKIVNCGELSERKSNDTTKAEKGKNKKSARALSSDDDSDSKEKGKRKASTNRKKKKKRRYSSSDSYSSETDTDSSSDSDSDSKLDSYSSSSSGDERRKKRKRPTKKEKSRRGKKKDSKRSRRTVHRNKRSRRKWSSESSSGTDSGSMSSSSNGGSSSSDSSDDENGRPRNSGRKGLGKKSSIPPEGQAVLKQQLNLEEGEISKNGKLPNNGNGGDVQTERTLATIHESDNSSRSRSPTPSPKGKPRPSRRSSRSMSPAKVPDRLDQNDGSHQIGSKERSLSKSPSRKATQPSRSSPGKDLSENRSPDGTKRIRKGRGFTDRYSFARRYRTPSPERAPYRPYDHGGRNFQGNRDRYSSYRNYSGRSPPGRYRRSPRGRSPPRYRRRSRSRSVSHSPRRERRRSRSPSRSRSPKISDRLKSRLGPRVDDQPSPTGRSASRSKSPRSRDAAPRKHSRKVGSASPSSSRSTSPARQRGLVSYDDISPTRTN, encoded by the exons ATGGAAAAACATTTCACATGTTCCTGTGGCTTTCCTGTCATCCTTTATCCCCCTCTCTCTGTGACGCCTATGATTAAGAATTCTATATTT GGTCTGAGGTGCAGAATGAATAAGAAGAAAAATCCTCTCGTATTCTTAGATGTATCAATTGATGGAAATGCTGCAGAAAAAATTGTTATTGAG CTCTTTGCAGATATCGTCCCAAAGACTGCAGAAAATTTTCGGTCACTCTGCACAG GTGAGAAGGGAGTTGGAGAATCTACTGGGAAACCTCTGCACTACAAAGGATGCTTATTTCACCGTGTAATAAAAGGGTTTATGGCACAA GGTGGTGATTTCTCCAAAGGGAATG GCACTGGTGGAGAGAGTATATATGGAGGGAAATTTCCAG ATGAAAACTTCAAAGTTGACCACACTGAGGCTGGTCTTCTCTCGATGGCAAATAGTGGTCCTAATACAAATGGATCCCAGTTTTTCATTATATTTAAGAGAACTCCCCATCTCGACGG GAAGCATGTTGTTTTTGGAAAAGTTGTAAAGGGAATGGATATTGTGAGGAAAATTGAACAGGTGGGAACAGACAATGGGAAGCCTTCTGGGCTTGTGAAAATTGTCAATTGTGGTGAACTATCTGAAAGGAAAAGTAACGATACAACCAAAGCAGAGAAAG GTAAAAATAAAAAGTCAGCTAGAGCTCTTTCCTCTGATGATGATTCAGACAGTAAAGAAAAGGGGAAACGCAAAGCATCCACCaacagaaagaaaaagaaaaagaggagaTACTCTTCATCTGATTCTTACAGTTCTGAGACAGATACTGATTCCTCTTCAGACTCTGACTCAGATTCTAAGCTGGACTCCTATTCTTCTAGTTCTTCAGGTGATGAAAGGCGTAAGAAGAGGAAGAGGCCGACTAAGAAAGAAAAGAGTCGACGTGGGAAGAAAAAAGACAGTAAGAGGTCGAGGAGAACAGTTCATCGAAATAAAAGATCAAGACGCAAGTG GAGCTCTGAGAGTTCTAGTGGCACAGACAGTGGGAGTATGAGCAGCAGCAGCAATGGTGGTAGTAGCAGCAGTGATAGCTCTGATGATGAAAATGGCAGGCCCAGAAATTCTGGACGAAAAG GTTTGGGGAAGAAATCATCAATCCCTCCCGAAGGACAAGCTGTTTTGAAGCAGCAACTGAATCTTGAAGAGGGTGAAATATCTAAGAATGGTAAGCTTCCAAATAATGGTAATGGTGGAGACGTACAAACTGAAAGGACTCTCGCCACAATTCATGAATCTGATAATTCGAGCAGATCCAG GAGCCCAACACCAAGTCCTAAGGGGAAGCCAAGGCCCAGCCGCCGGAGCAGTCGAAGTATGAGCCCAGCAAAAGTACCTGATAGACTTGATCAAAATGATGGAAGTCATCAAATTGGATCAAAGGAGAGAAGTTTATCAAAGAGTCCTTCACGAAAAGCTACTCAGCCATCTCGCTCTAGTCCTGGCAAGGATTTATCCGAAAATCGTTCTCCAGATGGAACGAAACGAATCCGGAAAGGCCGTGGCTTCACTGATCGCTATTCATTTGCAAGACGCTATCGCACCCCATCTCCTGAGCGTGCACCTTACAGACCTTATGACCACGGTGGGAGAAATTTTCAGGGGAATCGTGATAG GTACTCAAGTTATAGAAACTATTCTGGGCGCTCTCCACCCGGACGGTACAGACGGTCACCAAGAGGCAGAAGTCCACCCAg ATACCGGCGCAGGAGTCGAAGTAGGAGTGTTTCTCACAGCCCTAGGCGTGAGAGGCGTCGAAGTAGGAGCCCTTCACGCAGTCGCTCCCCTAAAATCAGTGACAGATTGAAGTCTCGTCTTGGGCCTCGTGTGGATGATCAGCCTTCTCCCACTGGGAGGTCAGCCTCAAGATCTAAAAGCCCTCGATCTCGCGATGCTGCTCCAAGGAAGCACAGTAGAAAAGTAGGATCTGCATCACCTAGTAGTTCGAGATCAACCTCCCCTGCTCGACAGAGGGGTCTAGTCTCATATGATGATATCAGTCCCACCAGGACAAACTAA